The proteins below come from a single Acidobacteriota bacterium genomic window:
- a CDS encoding winged helix-turn-helix domain-containing protein, which yields MAIKTKSRDRVVFGEYELDCRSGELRRNGTLLKLQPQPAKILAILAGRAGELVTRQELAEQVWGSETYVDFEHGLNFAVGQIRGVLEDDPEQPRFLETVPKRGYRFIATTANVAEPETVSEESAVDEGASSGGAVKSRGPQKMWTAATVFAILAVTALGVRYGVGKKDVPTSIPIHSIAVLPLVNLSADPAQEYFSDGLTDELITELAKIGNLRVISRTSVATYKHSDKKSPEIGTELHVDSIVEGTVERVQDRVRIRVQLIRTSTDEHLWAESYDRESKDVLQLESEVAHEIADRIGVVTSEQPRPPGREHTVSAEAHENYLRGRFYWNKRTEDGFRRAISYFEKAIGDDPNYAQAYAGLADCYVLLGYYSALSPTEAYPKAKVAARRALELDPSLGEAHTSLAGALQDYDWNWPEVEREHKLAVELSPGYATAHQWYGNYLDMMGRFQEAQVQIRRARDLDPLSLVINCNLAWSYFLARDDRALEEFMKMKEMDPNFYWIHLGLGRVYVQKKMYKSAILSLERAAELSGNNEMVLSELGHAYGMAGRRHDAQRILANLQKESQQRYVSAYDVGLVYVGLGQTAKALKWFEKAYRDRCRNLQFIGVEPRLDPLRTNVRFQSLTNRLNLPVQTVAAAR from the coding sequence TTGGCGATAAAGACGAAATCCCGAGACCGTGTCGTTTTCGGTGAGTACGAACTGGACTGCCGCTCTGGAGAGCTTCGCCGCAACGGCACCTTGCTAAAACTCCAACCTCAACCGGCCAAGATTCTGGCGATTCTCGCCGGTCGAGCCGGCGAATTGGTCACGCGGCAGGAATTGGCGGAACAGGTGTGGGGCTCGGAAACCTACGTAGATTTCGAACATGGTCTCAACTTTGCCGTGGGGCAGATCCGCGGCGTCCTCGAGGATGATCCCGAGCAGCCACGCTTTCTGGAGACCGTGCCCAAGCGAGGGTACCGATTCATCGCGACGACTGCGAACGTAGCTGAGCCCGAGACAGTCTCCGAAGAGAGTGCAGTTGATGAGGGTGCCTCCAGCGGCGGAGCCGTGAAATCACGTGGCCCACAGAAGATGTGGACTGCAGCAACTGTCTTTGCAATCCTGGCCGTAACGGCGCTGGGAGTTCGGTATGGGGTCGGGAAGAAGGATGTACCCACGAGTATCCCCATCCATTCCATAGCTGTATTGCCCCTTGTGAACTTGTCCGCTGATCCAGCCCAGGAGTATTTTTCCGACGGTCTGACGGACGAACTTATTACTGAATTGGCAAAAATCGGGAATCTGAGGGTGATTTCCCGGACGTCGGTAGCCACCTACAAGCACTCCGATAAAAAATCCCCTGAAATTGGAACCGAGCTGCATGTGGACAGCATCGTCGAAGGCACGGTCGAACGCGTTCAAGATCGCGTTCGCATCCGCGTGCAATTGATCCGCACTTCCACCGATGAACACCTGTGGGCTGAAAGCTACGATCGCGAGAGCAAAGACGTGCTGCAGCTCGAAAGCGAAGTCGCTCATGAAATTGCCGACCGAATCGGCGTGGTTACCTCTGAACAGCCGAGGCCTCCCGGCCGCGAGCACACAGTCTCAGCTGAGGCTCACGAAAACTATCTCCGAGGGCGTTTCTACTGGAACAAGCGCACCGAGGATGGCTTCCGTAGGGCGATTTCGTATTTCGAGAAGGCCATTGGCGACGATCCGAATTATGCGCAGGCGTATGCGGGCCTGGCTGATTGCTACGTACTACTCGGTTACTACAGCGCACTTTCGCCGACGGAGGCCTATCCCAAGGCCAAGGTCGCAGCGAGAAGAGCTCTTGAGCTCGACCCCAGTCTTGGTGAAGCACATACCTCGTTGGCTGGAGCGCTGCAAGACTACGACTGGAATTGGCCCGAAGTGGAGCGAGAGCACAAGCTGGCGGTAGAGCTTAGTCCAGGCTATGCGACCGCGCATCAGTGGTACGGGAATTACCTGGACATGATGGGGCGCTTTCAAGAAGCGCAGGTTCAGATTCGGCGAGCACGAGATCTCGACCCACTCTCATTGGTCATCAATTGCAACCTCGCGTGGTCTTATTTTCTAGCTAGGGATGACCGGGCGCTCGAAGAGTTCATGAAGATGAAAGAGATGGACCCGAACTTCTACTGGATCCATCTCGGCCTCGGCAGGGTGTATGTGCAGAAGAAGATGTACAAGAGCGCAATTCTCTCCCTGGAGCGAGCGGCGGAGCTTTCCGGCAACAACGAGATGGTGCTGTCAGAGCTGGGGCATGCCTACGGTATGGCCGGCCGTCGGCACGATGCACAACGCATTCTGGCGAATCTGCAAAAGGAGTCCCAGCAGCGTTACGTTTCGGCTTATGACGTGGGACTGGTCTACGTCGGATTGGGCCAGACGGCAAAAGCTCTGAAATGGTTCGAGAAAGCTTACCGTGATCGCTGTCGGAACCTGCAGTTTATCGGTGTAGAGCCGCGACTGGATCCGTTGCGCACTAATGTTCGCTTCCAAAGTCTGACGAATCGACTAAACCTCCCTGTCCAGACGGTTGCGGCAGCACGTTAG
- a CDS encoding GMC family oxidoreductase, which translates to MRDIIVVGAGGGGAVVAKELAARGLDVLLLEAGARFAKPETDWDHFESDANNPFSGYLRFGPPDRSKPGWVRELPQSSLFVQLAGVGGTTNHYQGNSPRAMPGAFFDYRGRDRNAYDTAHLFPISYRELLPYYQWVEHTLPVQTAPMGTKEEVFFHGAQLLGYPVQKTKDITRTAFRPQENAILQPQGTAGRTNDPNKLVYPFALGCTFCGHCSQGCLETRGAPINLKAKRSTSVSYIPMALTSDVWSRCGKSLTLITDAFATRITTDENAMARSVTWRIGTTGETVTEEARVIVLACGTVENPRLWLNSELPNPNGWVGRGLTDHFVDAVTGVMPFYTGSTKGSGSGGRIDIPGYGMLEVVGETPGLRAALSAFSDAGIAGFYDNGLPGGGYGADTVGRLVGKDLKDCMANVDQLLNVDIFTDDDVEAQNRVTLSTALPPDEHGPVPRIEIHQRSRTARTLQNREFLVEQAVRLLQKLGATKIHRINKAPFVIHSHSTMRMGRNETDSVLDDRAEARWVKRLFIADNSALANGIGGPNPTLTTQALATRTAEKIFQRYFGGHAWVGKEDPVSSIDPIVTRAVLQRGL; encoded by the coding sequence ATGCGAGACATTATCGTGGTTGGGGCGGGCGGCGGTGGCGCGGTGGTGGCGAAGGAACTGGCCGCGCGAGGACTCGACGTCCTCTTGCTGGAAGCCGGAGCGCGTTTTGCAAAACCCGAAACGGACTGGGACCACTTTGAAAGCGATGCGAACAATCCCTTCAGCGGCTATCTCCGGTTCGGCCCGCCCGATCGCTCCAAACCTGGATGGGTGCGCGAACTGCCGCAAAGCTCCCTCTTTGTACAACTCGCTGGAGTCGGTGGAACCACGAATCACTACCAGGGAAATTCTCCACGCGCCATGCCCGGCGCCTTCTTCGACTACCGGGGTCGGGATCGAAATGCGTATGACACGGCTCACCTTTTTCCAATCTCGTACCGCGAACTGCTGCCTTACTACCAATGGGTTGAACACACGCTCCCGGTGCAGACGGCGCCCATGGGGACCAAGGAGGAGGTGTTCTTTCACGGCGCCCAGCTTCTGGGATACCCGGTGCAAAAGACAAAGGACATCACGCGCACCGCGTTCCGGCCGCAAGAGAATGCCATTCTGCAACCCCAAGGGACAGCCGGCAGAACAAACGATCCGAATAAGCTGGTCTATCCGTTCGCGCTGGGCTGCACGTTCTGTGGCCATTGCTCTCAAGGATGCCTGGAAACCAGAGGCGCCCCCATCAATCTCAAAGCCAAGAGGTCCACATCCGTCAGTTACATCCCGATGGCACTCACCAGCGATGTGTGGTCGCGCTGCGGAAAATCCCTGACACTGATCACCGATGCCTTCGCGACGCGCATCACCACCGATGAAAATGCGATGGCGCGCAGCGTCACCTGGAGAATCGGCACCACCGGCGAGACTGTCACCGAAGAAGCTAGAGTGATCGTTCTGGCCTGCGGCACGGTAGAGAACCCCCGGCTCTGGCTGAACAGTGAGCTTCCCAATCCCAATGGATGGGTGGGACGGGGCCTCACGGATCACTTCGTGGACGCGGTCACTGGAGTGATGCCCTTCTATACCGGCTCCACCAAGGGTTCGGGCTCGGGTGGGCGGATCGATATCCCCGGCTACGGCATGCTCGAGGTGGTGGGCGAGACACCCGGCTTGCGCGCCGCGCTCTCAGCATTCAGCGATGCAGGCATCGCCGGCTTCTATGACAACGGCCTGCCGGGAGGAGGTTATGGCGCCGACACCGTGGGGCGACTGGTGGGCAAAGACCTCAAGGACTGCATGGCCAATGTGGACCAACTCTTGAACGTTGACATCTTCACCGATGACGACGTGGAGGCACAGAATCGGGTCACGCTCTCGACGGCACTCCCACCGGACGAGCACGGTCCGGTGCCGCGTATCGAAATTCATCAGAGATCCCGCACGGCTCGCACTCTTCAAAACCGCGAGTTCCTGGTGGAGCAGGCGGTGCGGTTGCTGCAGAAGTTGGGTGCGACCAAGATCCATCGCATCAACAAGGCCCCCTTCGTAATTCACAGCCACAGCACCATGCGAATGGGACGTAATGAAACCGATTCGGTTTTGGATGACAGAGCCGAAGCCCGGTGGGTAAAACGCCTGTTTATTGCCGACAACTCGGCTCTCGCGAATGGCATTGGCGGGCCCAACCCCACGCTCACTACCCAGGCGCTGGCAACCCGAACGGCGGAAAAAATCTTTCAGCGTTACTTCGGCGGACACGCATGGGTAGGGAAGGAAGATCCCGTCTCGTCGATTGATCCGATCGTCACTCGGGCGGTGCTGCAGCGCGGTCTCTAA
- a CDS encoding carboxypeptidase regulatory-like domain-containing protein has translation MLSTPSVFLTVLLLCSTAFGQSGAPTTRVFHVRGAITDLSGAVITGAKVEFHNAQFDKTVTTNQRGVYEADIPFGDSTMTVQAMGFKSYRRPLFPAK, from the coding sequence ATGCTCTCCACTCCTTCAGTTTTTTTGACGGTCCTGCTCCTTTGCTCAACTGCATTTGGACAGTCTGGGGCGCCGACCACTCGGGTATTCCACGTGCGGGGAGCAATCACAGACCTAAGCGGGGCCGTGATTACTGGAGCCAAAGTCGAATTTCATAATGCGCAGTTCGACAAAACGGTGACCACGAACCAACGTGGTGTCTACGAAGCAGATATTCCTTTCGGCGATTCCACTATGACCGTCCAGGCTATGGGTTTCAAATCTTACCGCAGGCCGTTGTTCCCTGCCAAATGA